The following are from one region of the Magallana gigas chromosome 4, xbMagGiga1.1, whole genome shotgun sequence genome:
- the LOC105341076 gene encoding scavenger receptor class F member 2, whose translation MELPFCVLELLLCLTFIFACDPGWYGDNCKLPCPENCFDKVCDVVEGTCNNCSHGYTGSYCDLSCPKGTYGRDCASVCKGYCKNGCNSVTGKCDNGCEPGWYTDECHSVCPKGSYGQDCRSKCGRCRDKVGCHHVTGQCVSGCEPGYTGQNCNNVCPDGHYGYKCEKFCGEDSECNPVTGECCGCTDLRVIVKEKDETLDHKEEIVIGLAVPLGISLLINVILCLTTCYYYIIYKEESTKKKDQFLNEH comes from the exons atggaGCTGCCATTCTGCGTCTTAGAGCTTTTACTGTGTTTGACATTCATTTTTG CCTGTGACCCTGGCTGGTATGGAGACAACTGCAAATTACCCTGTCCGGAGAACTGCTTCGACAAAGTATGTGACGTCGTAGAGGGCACGTGTAACAACTGTTCCCACGGATATACGGGCAGTTACTGCGATCTTT CCTGCCCGAAAGGAACGTACGGAAGAGACTGCGCCTCAGTGTGTAAAGGATATTGTAAGAATGGCTGCAATTCTGTGACCGGAAAATGCGACAACGGTTGTGAACCAGGCTGGTACACCGACGAATGTCATTCTG TGTGTCCCAAAGGATCGTATGGACAAGATTGTAGGTCGAAATGTGGGCGGTGCCGAGACAAGGTGGGGTGTCATCACGTGACAGGGCAGTGTGTGAGTGGCTGTGAGCCCGGATACACAGGACAGAACTGTAACAACG TTTGTCCAGACGGCCACTATGGCTACAAGTGTGAGAAGTTCTGTGGAGAGGATTCCGAGTGTAACCCGGTGACCGGCGAGTGCTGTGGCTGTACGGACCTCAGAGTGATAG TGAAGGAGAAGGACGAGACTCTTGATCACAAAGAAGAAATAGTGATCGGGCTCGCGGTTCCTCTAGGTATCTCCCTCCTGATCAACGTCATCCTATGTCTGACCACCTGCTACTACTACATAATCTATAAAGAGGAGAGCACCAAGAAAAAGGACCAATTCCTAAACGAACACTAG
- the LOC105326000 gene encoding galactose-specific lectin nattectin: MLKGLVLISVLLVTRTDVSSGFLVNPGDSTELLAEFGQLKEAVSTLTNQVRSSCGCASTLAPRCPDGWTMFDKSCYYFGVVPKTWQDAEVACERLSGHLATVHSAEEEKFILDYVKSERHDLVDLSHGYTWIGGHDFLVESKWMWITDEHFNYTNWRAGNPNNGRGGNGNEDCLDVSLDGWNDNVCSSRLNYVCERKTFY, from the coding sequence ATGTTAAAAGGTTTAGTTTTGATTTCTGTTCTACTTGTTACGAGAACTGATGTTTCCAGCGGTTTTCTGGTAAATCCTGGAGATTCGACAGAACTACTGGCAGAATTTGGTCAATTGAAGGAAGCTGTTTCCACATTGACCAATCAGGTCAGATCTTCGTGTGGATGTGCGTCCACCCTGGCGCCGCGTTGCCCGGATGGCTGGACTATGTTTGATAAATCCTGTTACTATTTTGGTGTTGTTCCGAAGACCTGGCAGGACGCCGAAGTTGCCTGCGAGAGACTGAGCGGACATCTTGCAACGGTTCACTCCGCCGAAGAGGAGAAATTCATCCTGGATTATGTCAAAAGTGAGAGGCATGATCTCGTGGATTTGTCGCATGGTTACACTTGGATTGGTGGCCACGATTTCTTGGTAGAAAGCAAGTGGATGTGGATCACCGACGAGCATTTCAATTATACCAACTGGAGAGCGGGAAACCCGAACAATGGCAGAGGCGGAAACGGAAACGAGGACTGCCTTGACGTTAGTCTTGATGGATGGAACGATAACGTCTGCTCCAGTAGACTGAACTACGTCTGCGAACGGAAAACGTTCTATTGA
- the LOC136274422 gene encoding fibropellin-3-like yields the protein MAGFTGDQCQTDIDECASQPCENNGTCSDDVNMFKCQCPQNFTGMMCESDIGPCDSSPCKHESVCVRQGTTQNYTCNCVPGYTGSLCETDINKCADQPCSPLFECVDRKNGFSCKLVVWKLIVIGLAVLMLLGGCTVLLCFLKKKRHKTKNDVHPEHEE from the exons ATGGCTGGCTTCACAGGAGACCAATGCCAAACCG ATATTGATGAATGTGCCAGTCAGCCGTGTGAAAATAACGGGACATGCAGTGATGATGTGAACATGTTTAAATGTCAGTGCCCTCAGAACTTTACCGGGATGATGTGCGAATCAG ACATTGGTCCATGTGACAGTTCTCCTTGTAAGCATGAAAGTGTCTGTGTACGACAAGGGACAACACAaaactatacatgtaactgtgttCCGGGGTACACCGGAAGTCTCTGTGAAACAG ATATAAACAAATGTGCTGATCAACCCTGCTCACCATTGTTTGAATGTGTGGACCGTAAAAATGGATTCTCCTGTAAACTGGTCGTATGGAAGTTGATAGTCATTGGGTTAGCCGTGTTGATGCTACTGGGTGGTTGTACTGTTTTACTATGCTTCCTTAAGAAAAAACGCCACAAGACCAAGAATG ATGTCCACCCAGAACATGAAGAGTAA